TTCTAGAAGACTTTGGAAAAATAACAATGATCAAAATCCGATTAATCATCCTTTATCTGAATTAGCAAGAAGGATTAGCCATGAAAATATGTCTCCAAATATTCAGTAGTGTTTTAGTTTGTGCATATTATAACTTTTGCTGGTTTTATATGTCTGTCCATTTCCAGTTAAAAGATGAGAGGATTGATTGATTATGTTCCATATTACTACTATTTCTCAATTGCCAAGGCCTTTTGGCATGAATGCAAATTTGTTGTATTTTGGAAAGAGAGTTTAAATATGATTATCATATTAATCTTTgtcttattatttattattggTCTTGTTTGTATTAAAAAATTGAAAGGAAACCCATCAAATGTTGTTTTCATGTTAACACAAGACCCATCAAATGATAAGAAACAATCCCCACAAAATGATTAAAAACACATCCTTTATCATTTTCATGGGGTTGGATTTATTATGTTATAAATTAAAATGGGTCCCACAAATCAAGGAACATATATATGTAGTTGTAGATCAATTTTGAAGAAAGTAGTTGTAAAttgaatcattggagttatggtTTATCTTGGAAACAAACAAGTGACAACAAGAATTGAGCTAACTTTATTCATATAATACACAATTAACAAACTATATGATTACAtcattaacatataataacacaataatttaaaCCAAACCCCAAAATCATCATGCATAATTAGAATATGATGATATGATGAAATTTGATAAAAAGAATTTGAATTTACTCCATTTGTCCACCTACCAAATACCAATCATCATCTCCATACTCATCCTCATCTTCATGTCCCCAACATAACCCCACATCACAAAAGCTCatggcatcatcatcatcatcatcatcatggacATCATTCTCACGCTCATCCGCCACAATCCCAATCCCAATTGCGAATCCAGCACCAAGGTCTATTGCATGAGTACCAACATCATGATCATGATGATTGTCGTCATCATACGCATAAGTTTCTTCTACTCTACCCTCGTAATCATAATCATCATCATTGTAACCCTCTTCATTAGCCAAATAAGCCAAAACCCTAGTCGCCGAGTTCCCAACAGGATATTTGGTCCACTCGTTCTCAGGATCTATCGATCTGATCTTCATGGCCCCTTTAGCCTTATCTCTGGACTTACAAACCGCGTGTTTATGATGATGACCGGAGCACCGCCCCTTGTGACATTTCCCGGTACACTTTGATTGATTCGTCGGCTTGTTGAGCACCTTGGTGAACAGCCGTGCGGCGGTGGTGGAATCCACCATCTTTTTGTAGCGTTCTTGAGCCAAAAGAGGCTGATTGATATCGTAACACCTGATTGCACCATGTTGACGACGATCCCCCTTCATTTTGATTGTTGTTTGAGAAGTAATTTGAGTACAGAAATGGTGAAAAGTGTGGGTTTGGGAAGAAATTAATAGGGAAAAGAGTATAGACTATGGAAGGATGAAAGAGGTTAGATTATTGAAGACGATTTGTTCAGTTGATACGCAACGTGGTTTCTTTTTGGAGGGTCAACTGTGCGTATTTGCCAAGCTGGCTGCCTATCGTCAATTCTACATCTATTTATGGTTATATATGTAACTCTTTTGAGGCATAATGAGAATATCCCATTTCCAACACTTTTATCCAAACATAATCTATATTATATACTATTATaaaccaaagggcttctagcccagcgatatcaggtggtgccctccatctttgaggtcgagggttcaagtctcgtTGTTGACATAGGTGGAATTAGGTGGTATTAGTTTAGGAAATCTAGATTAGATTTGCCGGttctatatatatactataaagtatatatatatatactacaatTAAAACCCCAATTTTGgagaaaaaaacaaaacaaacaccGTGTGGGTTGTTAATCCCACTGTGTTGTTGTGTAGTCAGGGGAACACAACTAAGAGGAGGGTAGTCGCCGATGGCGGCATCACTGATCACCAGAGAGGGAAACGACGACGCAAGCGATGCCGCCCAGCTGGAAATCGCCGGAAAAGGTGCGGGTTTTGGGTTCTCAAACTTCCTTCCTAACATAAAAGCTTCATTTTTTTCTGATTTGTGTTTTTGATCCACCAGGTCAGTAACGACGACATGACCTGGATTGAAGAAATTGTAACAATTTTGGCGAAAGAGGACTACAGATGGTTAGGGAATGATTC
The genomic region above belongs to Lactuca sativa cultivar Salinas chromosome 4, Lsat_Salinas_v11, whole genome shotgun sequence and contains:
- the LOC111883100 gene encoding uncharacterized protein LOC111883100; amino-acid sequence: MKGDRRQHGAIRCYDINQPLLAQERYKKMVDSTTAARLFTKVLNKPTNQSKCTGKCHKGRCSGHHHKHAVCKSRDKAKGAMKIRSIDPENEWTKYPVGNSATRVLAYLANEEGYNDDDYDYEGRVEETYAYDDDNHHDHDVGTHAIDLGAGFAIGIGIVADERENDVHDDDDDDDAMSFCDVGLCWGHEDEDEYGDDDWYLVGGQME